In Cryptococcus depauperatus CBS 7841 chromosome 4, complete sequence, a single window of DNA contains:
- a CDS encoding isocitrate dehydrogenase, NAD-dependent: MFARSTSRSLASSLRSIQASTGVRFYNSAFQSAKPTSAFSAEKGPNGNYTVTLIPGDGIGPEIADSVKQIFAAAKTPIQWEEVDVTPILKDGKTVIPDEAIKSIEKNTVALKGPLATPIGKGHVSLNLTLRRTFSLFANVRPCVSIQGYKTAYDNVNTVLIRENTEGEYSGIEHEIVDGVVQSIKLITREASERVARYAFHYASENGRHKVTAVHKANIMKMSDGMFLTACRDVAKEYPNIQYDEDLLDRVCLRIASDPAPFADRVMVMPNLYGDILSDLSAGLIGGLGLTPSGNIGKVTVHGSAPDIAGKGLANPTALLLSSLMMLRHMGLFDFADKIEKAALSVGKAITRDLGGKAGTKEYTEAILSKL, from the exons ATGTTTGCCCGTTCAACCTCTAGGAGTTTAGCTTCCTCTCTCCGCTCAATTCAA GCTTCTACTGGCGTTAGATTTTACAATTCTGCTTTCCAATCTGCAAAGCCTACCTCTGCATTCTCAGCTGAAAAGGGTCCCAAT GGCAATTACACTGTTACACTTATTCCTGGAGATGGTATCGGTCCCGAAATTGCAGACAGCGTTAAACAAATCTTTGCAGCTGCCAAA ACGCCAATTCAATGGGAGGAAGTTGATGTGACCCCTATCCTCAAAGACGGAAAGACTGTTATTCCCGACGAGGCTATCAAGAGTATAGAGAAAAACACTGTCGCCCTCAAAGGTCCCCTTGCTACGCCTATTGGTAAAGGTCACGTATCTCTCAACCTTACACTCCGACGaaccttttctctctttgccaacGTTCGACCCTGTGTTTCAATCCAGGGCTACAAGACTGCTTACGACAATGTCAACACTGTTTTAATTCGAGAAAACACCGAGGGAGAATACTCTGGCATTGAACATGAG ATTGTCGACGGCGTTGTGCAGTCTATCAAACTCATCACTCGGGAGGCCTCTGAGCGAGTGGCCCGATACGCTTTCCACTATGCCTCTGAAAACGGCCGGCACAAGGTCACCGCAGTCCACAAGGCCAACATCATGAAGATGTCTGATGGAATGTTCCTCACCGCCTGTAGGGACGTTGCCAAGGAATATCCCAACATCCAATACGACGAGGACCTTCTCGACCGAGTCTGCTTGAGAATTGCTTCTGACCCTGCTCCTTTCGCCGACAGAGTCATGGTCATGCCCAACTT ATACGGTGATATTCTGTCTGATTTGTCTGCTGGTCTCATCGGCGGCCTCGGTCTTACTCCCTCTGGCAACATTGGCAAGGTGA CCGTCCACGGCTCCGCTCCCGATATCGCTGGCAAAGGACTCGCCAACCCCACTGCGCTTCTCCTGTCTTCCTTGATGATGTTGCG ACATATGGGCCTGTTTGATTTCGCCGATAAGATTGAAAAGGCTGCTCTCAGCGTAG GCAAAGCCATCACCCGGGATCTCGGAGGCAAAGCTGGCACGAAGGAGTACACTGAGGCTATCCTGTCGAAACTCTAG